A genome region from Clostridium sp. JN-9 includes the following:
- a CDS encoding IS110 family transposase, which produces MKKVDYLSTLFVGIDIGARQNVVSAINFEQEFFIKMKPVPNTQSGAEQLESMLVKILENNIFKVTIIGLESTSFYGVHIANFLSASEKLVPYKPYVYCLNPKEVANYKDSFNALNKNDGIDSFVIADFARVGRIHTEPWRGSQYLALQRLTRHRLHIVECLTREKTYMLSNVFLKFSEFALLDGEEHPFSNKYGATASSILTDFLSSEDIANASIEELVEFINTKSRKRISDPQMTAKILQQAARNSYRLDKCLYEPLTTSIACSFNCIQAFEKELSTINKAIEKAVMGMNPVEYQILMSIPGFGPVYSSGILAELGSVHAFPNNDAIAKYAGIVWKENQSGDFKAENTPMNKAGNRYLRYYLIEAAGSVIRHVPEYQAFYQKKFAEVTTHQHKRALALTSRKLIRLIFGLLAKNQLYSSNRVD; this is translated from the coding sequence AAGAAAGTAGATTACTTATCAACTCTATTTGTTGGTATCGATATTGGTGCGAGACAAAATGTTGTCTCTGCAATTAACTTTGAACAGGAATTTTTTATTAAAATGAAACCTGTTCCTAATACACAATCTGGTGCAGAACAACTAGAATCCATGCTCGTCAAGATACTAGAAAATAATATATTTAAGGTTACTATTATTGGTCTTGAGTCTACTTCATTTTATGGCGTGCATATAGCTAATTTTTTATCTGCAAGTGAAAAACTTGTGCCATATAAACCCTACGTCTACTGTTTGAATCCTAAGGAAGTTGCTAACTACAAAGATTCCTTTAATGCTCTTAACAAAAATGATGGCATTGACTCTTTTGTTATTGCTGATTTTGCAAGAGTCGGCAGGATTCATACTGAGCCTTGGCGTGGTTCTCAATACCTTGCCCTACAAAGGCTTACAAGACACAGGCTTCATATAGTTGAATGCTTAACCAGGGAGAAGACATATATGCTATCAAATGTATTTCTCAAGTTTAGCGAATTTGCTTTGTTAGATGGTGAAGAACATCCTTTTTCTAATAAATATGGTGCCACTGCTTCCTCTATCCTGACGGATTTTTTATCTTCTGAAGACATTGCAAATGCTTCCATAGAAGAACTTGTTGAATTCATCAATACAAAGAGTCGAAAGAGAATTTCTGATCCACAGATGACTGCTAAAATTCTTCAACAAGCTGCTCGTAATTCATATCGCCTTGATAAATGTTTGTATGAGCCATTAACGACTTCAATTGCATGCTCTTTTAACTGTATTCAGGCTTTTGAAAAAGAACTGAGTACTATTAATAAAGCCATTGAGAAAGCGGTTATGGGAATGAATCCTGTGGAATATCAAATTCTCATGTCAATCCCTGGTTTTGGCCCTGTTTATTCCAGTGGTATTCTTGCCGAATTAGGCAGTGTGCATGCATTCCCTAATAATGATGCTATTGCTAAATATGCTGGCATCGTATGGAAAGAAAATCAATCTGGTGATTTCAAGGCTGAAAATACGCCAATGAACAAAGCAGGTAACCGTTATTTACGTTATTATCTGATAGAAGCCGCTGGTAGTGTCATAAGACACGTTCCTGAATATCAAGCTTTCTACCAGAAGAAATTTGCTGAAGTGACTACACATCAGCATAAACGAGCACTCGCGCTAACTTCTCGTAAATTAATCCGTTTGATTTTTGGATTGCTGGCTAAAAATCAACTCTACTCTTCAAATAGAGTAGATTAA